From Candidatus Tisiphia endosymbiont of Melanophora roralis, a single genomic window includes:
- a CDS encoding Rpn family recombination-promoting nuclease/putative transposase, translating to MSSKPLISLDYAIKYLLKNKGDYEIVEGFISAILRDAGGYSAVKIIALLESESNKESVDLKKSIADVVVEDQQGHKYIVEIDRTYTSLFLHKACFNTSRLIVDSIYASQDYASIKKVFHINLIYFAYAGMKSPLYYGKTIFREIDREHPIDLHLADTEGKVVDIHNVFPEYFVISVPLFDDIIKKEMDEWLYFAKHNEVRDDFKSPYMKKVAERLSILKMTTKERIAYNRYVNESLKQRDYIVSAEQKGIEKGIEKGREEGEEKKAIAMAKEMLINNEPIEKIVKYTKLTIEKIEQLKEE from the coding sequence ATGAGCAGTAAACCGCTGATATCGTTGGACTATGCAATTAAATATTTACTCAAGAACAAAGGTGACTATGAGATAGTCGAGGGATTTATTTCGGCGATACTTAGAGATGCCGGCGGCTATTCAGCAGTAAAAATCATTGCCTTACTGGAGAGTGAAAGTAATAAAGAAAGTGTAGACCTAAAAAAAAGCATTGCTGACGTTGTTGTTGAAGACCAACAAGGTCATAAATATATTGTTGAGATAGATCGCACTTATACTAGCTTGTTTCTCCATAAAGCTTGCTTTAATACTAGCCGGTTGATTGTTGATAGTATTTATGCGAGTCAAGATTATGCTAGCATCAAAAAAGTATTTCATATCAACTTAATATATTTTGCTTATGCAGGTATGAAATCGCCTTTATATTACGGTAAAACTATTTTTAGAGAAATCGATAGAGAACATCCTATAGACCTGCATCTTGCTGATACAGAGGGTAAGGTAGTGGATATTCATAATGTATTTCCAGAATATTTTGTTATTTCCGTACCACTTTTTGACGATATTATAAAAAAGGAAATGGATGAATGGTTATATTTTGCTAAACACAATGAGGTTAGAGATGATTTTAAATCACCTTATATGAAGAAAGTAGCTGAACGACTTAGCATCCTAAAAATGACTACAAAAGAACGTATAGCTTATAATAGATATGTCAATGAATCCTTAAAACAACGTGATTATATAGTTTCAGCTGAGCAAAAAGGGATTGAAAAAGGGATTGAAAAAGGTAGGGAAGAAGGTGAAGAAAAAAAAGCTATAGCCATGGCAAAAGAAATGTTAATTAATAATGAGCCAATAGAAAAAATAGTTAAATATACAAAACTAACCATTGAAAAAATAGAACAGTTAAAAGAAGAATAA
- a CDS encoding IS1634 family transposase, translated as MTWLELEDIILFMYITTVPNRNSRPAILLRTSYREGKKVLHKTLANLTNWDELRIEAFKKMLKGDFDGVDGVPEIGESFGTIFLLKRIADEIGITKALGTKSREALLSLFLVLARFAHQGSRLSSVKWAKSQAISDVLSVDSFNENHLYQALEWLEENQEKIELKLFKTYQKQNNKPPVMLLYDVTSSYFEGTENELAEYGYNRDKKKGKKQIVIGLLTDDHGEPLAVRVFKGNSADPSTIYEQIELVKSNFGIKNIVFVGDKGMIKRTSKEALSKEGWDYITTLSKVEIESLKKSGVLQYSFFAEQLCEVTNNGKRYILRKNGSIARKVEFDRNTRVEKLVAKIEERNIYVSTHKKAKLELGLNNIQKITKEWRIDKFINLKLDGNQIVVEIDQDKKKELFALDGCYAIETQIEIKLMSKELVDKAYHNLHEVESNFSSMKTGLLEVRPIFLRKSNRTKGHVFVCMLALKIWHYMKNKLKQGCGVTKDGKYNVTIEEALRELDKVCFLYYTIKGCKVARLPKLSEFQQNLFNLFDLTMPQMTKSAK; from the coding sequence TTGACATGGCTAGAATTAGAAGATATAATCTTATTCATGTATATTACAACTGTTCCAAATAGAAATTCTCGTCCGGCAATATTGCTTCGCACTTCTTATCGCGAAGGCAAAAAAGTATTGCATAAAACCCTAGCTAATTTAACTAACTGGGACGAGTTGCGTATTGAGGCTTTTAAGAAGATGCTTAAAGGTGACTTTGATGGTGTAGATGGAGTGCCTGAAATTGGCGAAAGTTTTGGGACTATTTTTCTACTAAAAAGAATTGCTGATGAAATTGGTATTACTAAGGCTCTTGGAACCAAAAGTAGAGAAGCTTTGTTGAGTTTATTTTTGGTTTTAGCACGCTTTGCTCACCAAGGGTCTAGGCTTTCCAGCGTGAAATGGGCAAAATCGCAGGCGATATCTGATGTATTATCTGTCGATTCATTTAATGAAAACCATTTATATCAGGCTCTGGAATGGTTAGAAGAGAATCAAGAAAAGATCGAGTTGAAATTATTTAAAACTTACCAAAAGCAAAATAACAAGCCGCCTGTTATGCTTTTATATGACGTCACTTCCAGCTATTTCGAAGGAACAGAGAATGAACTTGCGGAATATGGGTACAATCGGGATAAAAAGAAGGGTAAAAAGCAAATAGTGATTGGTCTATTAACTGATGATCATGGCGAACCTTTGGCTGTTAGAGTTTTTAAGGGTAATAGTGCTGATCCTTCTACCATTTATGAGCAGATTGAGCTAGTAAAATCTAATTTTGGTATTAAGAATATCGTCTTTGTTGGTGATAAAGGAATGATTAAGAGGACAAGCAAAGAAGCCCTGAGCAAAGAAGGATGGGACTATATTACAACCTTAAGTAAAGTTGAGATTGAAAGCTTAAAGAAAAGCGGAGTTTTGCAATATAGTTTTTTTGCAGAACAGCTATGCGAAGTAACCAATAATGGCAAAAGATATATTTTAAGGAAAAATGGTTCTATAGCCCGAAAAGTTGAGTTTGATAGGAATACCCGAGTTGAAAAATTGGTTGCAAAGATTGAAGAGCGTAATATATATGTATCAACCCATAAGAAAGCAAAGCTAGAACTTGGTTTAAATAATATTCAAAAAATTACCAAAGAATGGCGGATAGATAAATTTATCAACCTAAAATTAGATGGCAACCAAATAGTGGTTGAAATTGATCAAGATAAGAAAAAAGAGTTGTTTGCTCTTGATGGTTGTTATGCGATTGAAACACAGATTGAAATTAAACTGATGAGTAAAGAATTGGTTGATAAAGCTTACCATAATTTACATGAAGTAGAATCGAATTTTAGCAGTATGAAGACAGGATTACTCGAAGTAAGACCGATCTTTTTAAGGAAAAGCAACAGAACGAAGGGACATGTATTTGTTTGTATGTTGGCATTAAAAATATGGCACTATATGAAAAATAAGTTGAAACAAGGTTGTGGCGTAACCAAGGATGGTAAATATAATGTGACCATTGAGGAAGCATTAAGAGAGCTGGATAAAGTATGTTTTTTATATTACACAATCAAGGGTTGCAAAGTTGCAAGATTACCAAAATTAAGCGAGTTTCAACAAAATTTATTCAATTTATTTGATTTAACGATGCCCCAAATGACAAAATCTGCAAAATGA
- the tnpA gene encoding IS200/IS605 family transposase, whose protein sequence is MFVCKYRKKLLSKAISDNIKQIIFEVSKNSSFSIDIIETDQDHIHILLNITPQFAISSIVNRLKSISTYRIWKLELVRKLSNRSNPTKK, encoded by the coding sequence ATGTTTGTTTGTAAATATAGAAAAAAGCTTTTATCTAAAGCGATTTCAGATAATATTAAACAAATTATTTTTGAGGTATCTAAAAACTCTTCTTTCTCGATCGACATCATCGAAACTGACCAAGATCATATTCATATATTATTAAATATCACTCCTCAATTTGCTATTAGTTCTATTGTTAATCGCTTAAAATCAATATCTACATACAGAATATGGAAGTTAGAGCTTGTCCGCAAACTAAGTAATAGAAGTAATCCTACGAAGAAGTAA
- a CDS encoding phage capsid protein gives MLGGIFDDTGDAVQSRYAVKDCYAFNEGAIRFNTVSGSNKKGIEELVQYHYAKVLYYSEAFGASRDNEQAVVVIKCLENYDRSSHQGALWEEIAKKNHRRGVHSITMPWQMFGSQCRNVDNKADINDNNLAVMANNNLATRVRGLNMRRA, from the coding sequence ATGTTGGGTGGTATATTTGATGATACTGGGGATGCGGTTCAATCTAGATATGCTGTTAAGGACTGCTATGCCTTTAATGAAGGAGCTATAAGATTTAACACGGTCAGTGGTTCTAACAAGAAGGGCATTGAAGAGCTAGTACAATATCATTATGCCAAGGTGCTATATTATAGTGAAGCCTTTGGAGCTAGCCGTGATAATGAACAAGCAGTAGTAGTAATTAAATGTTTAGAGAATTACGATCGTAGCAGCCATCAAGGGGCATTGTGGGAAGAAATAGCGAAAAAGAATCACCGAAGAGGTGTACATAGCATAACAATGCCATGGCAGATGTTTGGTAGTCAGTGTCGTAATGTTGATAATAAGGCGGATATCAATGATAATAATTTAGCAGTAATGGCTAACAATAACTTAGCTACTAGGGTACGAGGGCTTAACATGAGAAGAGCGTGA
- a CDS encoding RNA-guided endonuclease TnpB family protein — protein sequence MQTNFAYKYRIYPTKEQKQLLSKHFGCVRFVWNYFLNERKEHYLKNKEEIEAKRIKGNLNYYDNAKQLTLLKREKEWLRDCNSQSLQATLKHLDSAYRMFFRKTHAFPNFKDKNAKQSFTIPQHFKLEDNKIHFPKFNEGIKVEEHRKLQGKFVVATLSKSTTNKYYISIIVEKEIQTSSLIEKSIGIDLGIKDLIICSDGKKYHNIRSLSNLEDKLRYKQKQLSKKVKGSNNRKKAKHKVAIVHEKIKNTRSDYIHKITKAIINENQVIIAEDLHVKGMMRNHKLAKAISDVAWHEIHRQLEYKSKWNDRAYHIIDRFFPSSKMCSFCNFVNDQLTLKDRTWSCSSCGTQLDRDLNASINILNQGLNNLQAVGITV from the coding sequence ATGCAAACTAATTTCGCTTACAAATATCGAATATATCCGACTAAAGAGCAAAAGCAATTACTCTCTAAACACTTTGGTTGCGTGCGTTTTGTATGGAATTATTTTTTAAACGAAAGAAAGGAACACTATTTAAAAAATAAAGAAGAAATAGAAGCAAAAAGGATAAAAGGTAATTTAAATTATTACGATAATGCCAAACAACTAACCTTGCTAAAACGAGAAAAAGAGTGGTTAAGAGATTGTAATTCTCAAAGTCTACAAGCAACCTTAAAGCATCTTGATAGTGCTTATAGAATGTTCTTTAGGAAGACTCATGCTTTTCCTAATTTTAAGGATAAAAATGCTAAGCAGTCTTTTACAATTCCACAACATTTTAAATTAGAGGATAATAAAATACACTTTCCTAAATTTAATGAGGGAATAAAAGTTGAAGAACATAGAAAATTACAAGGTAAATTTGTAGTAGCAACATTATCTAAAAGCACTACAAATAAATATTACATTTCTATCATTGTTGAGAAAGAAATACAAACCTCTTCGTTAATAGAAAAATCAATAGGTATCGATTTAGGAATAAAAGACCTAATAATTTGTTCTGACGGTAAGAAGTATCACAATATCAGATCATTATCTAATTTAGAGGACAAGTTAAGATATAAGCAAAAACAATTATCAAAAAAAGTAAAAGGAAGCAATAACAGAAAAAAAGCTAAGCATAAAGTGGCTATTGTTCACGAGAAAATTAAAAATACTAGAAGCGATTATATTCATAAAATTACTAAAGCAATTATCAACGAAAACCAAGTAATAATTGCAGAAGATCTACATGTTAAAGGTATGATGCGAAACCATAAGTTAGCTAAAGCAATTAGCGATGTAGCGTGGCATGAGATACATAGACAACTTGAATATAAAAGTAAGTGGAATGATAGAGCCTATCATATAATAGATCGGTTTTTTCCTTCTAGCAAAATGTGCAGTTTTTGTAATTTTGTTAATGATCAACTAACACTAAAAGATAGAACATGGAGTTGTTCAAGTTGTGGTACTCAATTAGACCGGGATTTAAACGCATCAATAAATATACTAAATCAAGGTCTAAACAATTTACAGGCGGTAGGGATTACCGTCTAA
- a CDS encoding AAA family ATPase: MIVKLLDTNIQFKDTDSVKDNSNLPRMRVGTDDFKTLLLNSDVFVDKSLMIKELLEDSGEVILITRPRRWGKSLNMDMIRRFFEIEIDEHGNPLSLENQNNSKLFTGGKIDLGLATGRKKLLQKLKVAEYPHIILEYQGQFPVIFITFKSVEGSNYHDIEQGVKSQLRKLFQSHRYLANSDKLASDERADFNQYLFGEVTLDNIKNSLAILSHLIYKHYNRKPWVLIDEYDTPINSAYRWFGTHEAEFQKVLEIFRGIMKSTFKRETGDQELPVERGVITGILRIAKAELFSGLNNVREYSLLDEPFAKVYGFTAGEVEELLSKVPLDTNPEEIKRWYNGYNFGGEIIYNPWSIMQCLASKGKLDYYWVDSGGTGWIDNVLLSDEMQQDIQVLAAGKAIIAPIMKQISFSDISSRSGLFSLLLFSGYLNPTVVEPTRNIFELSAPNEEVKFIYETRLLQWLGKQLQMDSSLYYPLMSLLPAGKIEEFKQRMQELLLNSTSFHQVGEKKVELFYSGFMLGIINMLAPSYIISSEQESGDGRPDVSMIPKVGKGDKAMIIEYKIAKPSEDLASVAQMGLKQIIDKQYDTKVKEHSHIKKIIKLSIAFCGKNMDLQYQVTML; the protein is encoded by the coding sequence ATGATAGTTAAACTTTTGGATACTAATATACAATTTAAAGATACTGATTCTGTTAAGGATAATAGTAATCTACCTAGAATGAGGGTAGGTACTGATGATTTTAAAACATTATTGTTAAATAGTGATGTATTTGTTGATAAAAGCTTAATGATCAAAGAATTACTAGAAGACAGTGGAGAAGTAATTCTAATCACCCGACCAAGACGTTGGGGTAAGAGCTTGAATATGGATATGATTAGGAGATTCTTTGAAATAGAAATAGATGAGCATGGCAATCCCTTATCATTAGAGAATCAGAACAATAGCAAATTATTTACAGGTGGAAAAATAGATTTAGGACTTGCAACTGGTAGAAAAAAATTACTTCAAAAGCTCAAAGTAGCTGAGTATCCACATATTATTTTGGAATATCAAGGTCAATTCCCCGTAATATTCATCACTTTTAAAAGCGTAGAAGGCTCAAACTATCACGATATCGAACAAGGAGTAAAAAGCCAGTTACGGAAATTATTTCAGTCACATAGATATTTAGCTAATAGTGATAAGCTTGCATCAGATGAACGAGCAGATTTCAACCAATATTTATTTGGCGAGGTAACTCTAGACAATATCAAAAATAGTTTGGCTATTTTAAGCCATTTGATTTACAAACATTATAATAGAAAACCTTGGGTATTGATTGATGAATATGATACACCCATTAATAGTGCTTACAGATGGTTTGGTACTCATGAGGCAGAATTTCAGAAAGTGTTAGAAATTTTTCGTGGAATCATGAAATCTACCTTTAAAAGGGAAACTGGCGATCAAGAATTACCAGTCGAACGAGGAGTTATTACAGGAATTTTGCGGATTGCTAAAGCTGAGTTATTTTCTGGTCTGAATAATGTTCGTGAGTATAGTTTGTTAGACGAACCATTTGCCAAAGTCTACGGATTTACTGCAGGAGAAGTAGAAGAGTTGTTAAGCAAAGTACCGCTTGATACTAACCCAGAAGAAATTAAGAGATGGTATAATGGCTATAATTTTGGTGGAGAGATTATCTATAACCCATGGTCTATCATGCAATGCTTAGCAAGTAAAGGGAAACTAGATTATTATTGGGTTGACAGTGGCGGTACTGGTTGGATTGATAATGTTTTATTGTCAGATGAGATGCAGCAGGATATTCAAGTATTGGCTGCTGGTAAAGCTATTATTGCTCCTATTATGAAACAAATAAGTTTTAGTGATATTAGTTCACGTTCAGGTTTGTTTAGCTTATTACTATTTAGTGGTTATTTGAATCCTACCGTTGTTGAACCAACAAGAAATATTTTTGAATTAAGTGCGCCAAATGAAGAAGTAAAATTTATTTATGAAACTCGATTACTGCAATGGCTTGGCAAACAATTACAAATGGATAGCTCATTATATTATCCGCTAATGAGCTTACTGCCAGCTGGTAAAATAGAGGAGTTTAAACAAAGAATGCAGGAGTTGCTGCTGAATAGTACTAGTTTTCATCAAGTGGGAGAGAAAAAGGTCGAATTATTTTATAGTGGCTTTATGCTAGGGATTATTAACATGTTAGCACCGAGCTATATAATATCAAGTGAACAAGAATCAGGTGATGGACGCCCTGATGTAAGCATGATCCCCAAAGTTGGCAAAGGTGACAAAGCCATGATTATCGAGTATAAAATCGCTAAACCTTCTGAAGATTTAGCCTCGGTAGCTCAAATGGGCTTAAAACAGATTATAGATAAACAATATGATACTAAGGTAAAAGAACATTCTCATATCAAAAAAATCATTAAACTTTCCATAGCTTTTTGTGGTAAAAATATGGATTTACAATATCAGGTGACAATGCTTTAG
- a CDS encoding DnaA N-terminal domain-containing protein, whose product MTESLIFSDNLIENPDTIFYNIVGNFVPPEWRNLTNNCGKQLSKTSRQLLSLIVSCTKTDSYNNIQELQEGYHFFEKELGVCQRRVKQCLIELQTSGFIYHTLITTVKHNLKCRNILSIKLLKKFINFRKANDTSYHVNRTNILPNQQKISGQPEKNYHPTVKNFQKNTSIYNISIISRYGKNQENCGQVCGQTVSESESTEEQNVNLPLEVTTKRGEQSLSEVESTTEQSFDSSPEITVSSGEKSLPKLESTEEKSFNLPMETTVNSVNETLPCNSSKAAPTDDESDYDSDSDSTDGYSGGSGSEQEASGKLPRWLSDITKQAKGWYSPRKLEMFYPLSGEDADWLKRQTGRNYELSFVNKLLIKHSVDSPNRLFACKQAVLNYMKKTLIHEMRPPEKVNNPNFNFDLNNATRARKAYLQKVKDSKGVKPLNQLQRKIVEAFEEHQPSTAYQLLKRCSFFGVCDDEYKIDLADISLSETDKCTLLKIVAEVYGKDVQQLRITNKREVSDYDLELSGLNPESVWYKVRKYLLKLYGEHLDKAWFSKLEAIEEDTTCNKLILKPATAFIGDWIKSNYRRALEDACSKLNYTFELMKVDRMAGL is encoded by the coding sequence ATGACAGAATCGTTAATTTTTTCCGACAACTTAATTGAAAATCCTGATACTATTTTCTATAATATAGTCGGTAATTTTGTCCCACCTGAGTGGCGAAATCTTACCAATAATTGTGGCAAACAATTAAGTAAAACATCTCGTCAACTTTTATCGTTGATAGTTTCTTGCACGAAAACTGATAGCTACAACAATATACAAGAATTACAAGAAGGCTATCATTTTTTCGAGAAAGAGCTAGGAGTTTGCCAAAGACGGGTTAAACAATGTCTAATAGAATTACAAACAAGTGGGTTCATTTATCACACTTTGATTACTACGGTCAAACATAACCTAAAATGCCGTAATATTTTATCTATCAAACTTCTTAAGAAATTTATAAATTTTCGTAAAGCTAATGATACTTCTTATCACGTTAATCGTACAAATATTCTACCTAACCAGCAAAAAATTTCCGGTCAACCGGAAAAAAATTACCACCCAACTGTAAAAAATTTTCAAAAAAACACATCTATATATAATATATCTATAATATCTAGATATGGAAAAAATCAAGAAAATTGTGGACAAGTCTGTGGACAAACTGTGTCAGAGTCTGAATCAACTGAGGAACAAAACGTTAATTTACCACTTGAGGTAACGACAAAAAGAGGTGAACAAAGTTTATCAGAAGTTGAGTCAACTACGGAGCAAAGCTTTGATTCATCGCCGGAGATAACGGTAAGTTCAGGTGAAAAAAGTTTACCAAAGCTTGAGTCAACTGAAGAAAAAAGTTTTAATTTACCTATGGAGACAACGGTAAACTCAGTAAATGAAACGTTACCCTGCAATTCCTCTAAGGCAGCTCCAACTGATGACGAGTCAGATTACGATTCAGATTCCGATTCAACAGACGGGTATTCAGGAGGTAGCGGGTCTGAGCAAGAAGCTAGTGGGAAATTGCCTAGGTGGCTCAGTGATATTACCAAACAGGCTAAAGGCTGGTATTCACCTAGGAAGCTAGAGATGTTTTACCCATTGAGCGGAGAAGATGCTGATTGGCTAAAAAGGCAAACAGGTCGTAATTACGAATTGAGTTTTGTCAACAAGCTATTGATTAAACATAGCGTGGACTCTCCTAATCGTCTCTTTGCCTGCAAGCAAGCAGTACTGAATTACATGAAAAAAACTTTGATTCATGAAATGCGTCCACCAGAGAAGGTAAATAACCCAAACTTTAACTTCGATCTGAACAATGCTACTAGGGCAAGAAAGGCTTATTTGCAAAAGGTAAAAGATAGTAAGGGCGTTAAACCACTGAATCAGTTGCAACGTAAGATTGTTGAAGCTTTTGAGGAGCATCAGCCTAGCACTGCTTATCAATTGCTGAAGAGGTGCAGTTTTTTTGGAGTATGTGACGATGAATACAAGATTGATCTAGCGGATATCTCTTTGTCAGAAACTGACAAATGCACATTACTCAAGATAGTAGCAGAGGTATATGGCAAAGATGTTCAGCAATTGCGTATTACCAACAAAAGAGAGGTATCGGATTATGATTTAGAGCTAAGTGGACTAAATCCAGAGTCAGTATGGTATAAAGTAAGGAAATATTTGTTAAAATTATACGGTGAACACTTGGACAAAGCTTGGTTTAGCAAGTTAGAAGCAATTGAAGAAGATACGACTTGCAATAAGCTTATTCTCAAACCAGCTACTGCCTTTATTGGGGATTGGATTAAGAGTAATTACAGGAGAGCTTTGGAAGATGCGTGCAGTAAACTGAATTATACTTTTGAGTTAATGAAAGTTGATAGAATGGCTGGACTGTAA
- a CDS encoding YcaO-like family protein, which translates to MKKAGLEAYYINQTRKDTGIAVVKIIVPGLRHFGRSFSPGRLFDVPVKMG; encoded by the coding sequence GTGAAAAAAGCCGGGCTAGAAGCTTATTATATTAACCAAACTAGAAAGGATACAGGGATAGCTGTAGTCAAAATTATAGTACCGGGCTTGCGGCATTTTGGCAGAAGTTTTTCACCGGGTCGTTTATTTGACGTACCTGTAAAAATGGGATGA
- a CDS encoding portal protein has protein sequence MADSDLNKKIEYFDNLKTKREKWHHIWDELKKYVCPQTETNKVIFDSTSIWSREQLASGLQSLLVNPAMNWFNLTIVAENDEQQQYLTTAERNMLAQMLEKTLMDIFNNPASNFYSQIHQFFLNLSAFGTAIFYVEEDLELAQTLFFRNINLQECYFEEDKFGFVNTMYRLFSMPIKSASAKWVDFAPFKERLARNPDEIVEILHIVSPQAQNQKSKGRRAMVTASPSTSSSSLLPYSSEYIYLAEQKIISQSGYSYFPFFVTRWVKEEGEVYGYAPAHHVLPDIKLLNSLRQITLKVAQKQLDPPLLVPKDGYYLPLYTTPGSVNFYRNGMADKIMPLTGMENILPTEIEQNQCRDAIFKAFYVDIFRMQKENKEMTATEVQIRTEEQYRLMSPMVGRIESELLNPLIMAIYQTLIKYNRVPILEGANSPPEIEIGYVSPLSRVQKTSAIASVEQVLGFFQRSGISNFFPEIYDNINWDECFKLFFELREAPSSILKSEQEVLQIRQQRKMMQMQQLQQQQQIQG, from the coding sequence ATGGCTGATAGTGATTTAAACAAAAAGATTGAATATTTTGATAATCTCAAAACTAAACGGGAGAAGTGGCATCATATATGGGATGAGTTGAAGAAATATGTTTGTCCACAAACGGAGACTAATAAGGTAATATTTGACTCAACTTCTATTTGGTCAAGAGAGCAATTAGCATCAGGTTTACAAAGCTTGCTGGTAAACCCAGCAATGAATTGGTTTAATCTTACTATAGTTGCTGAAAATGATGAGCAACAGCAATATTTAACCACCGCTGAACGCAACATGCTAGCCCAAATGCTAGAAAAAACCCTAATGGATATATTTAATAATCCGGCTTCTAATTTTTATAGTCAGATTCATCAATTTTTCTTGAATTTATCAGCTTTTGGTACTGCAATATTCTATGTTGAAGAAGATTTAGAATTAGCACAGACCCTGTTCTTTCGTAATATTAATTTGCAGGAATGTTATTTTGAAGAGGATAAGTTTGGTTTTGTTAATACAATGTACCGACTATTTAGCATGCCGATAAAATCGGCATCAGCGAAATGGGTAGACTTTGCTCCTTTCAAAGAAAGGTTAGCCCGAAATCCTGATGAAATAGTAGAAATATTGCACATAGTTAGCCCACAAGCTCAAAATCAGAAAAGTAAAGGTAGAAGAGCAATGGTAACAGCTAGTCCTTCAACATCTAGCTCATCGCTACTGCCCTATAGTTCAGAGTACATCTATCTCGCTGAACAAAAAATTATCAGTCAATCAGGTTATTCTTATTTCCCATTTTTTGTAACGCGGTGGGTAAAAGAAGAAGGTGAAGTATATGGTTATGCTCCGGCTCATCATGTGCTACCTGATATTAAATTACTCAATAGTTTAAGACAAATTACCCTAAAAGTAGCCCAAAAACAACTAGACCCACCATTATTAGTGCCAAAAGATGGATATTACTTACCGCTATACACTACGCCGGGCAGTGTTAATTTCTATCGTAACGGTATGGCAGATAAAATAATGCCCCTAACTGGTATGGAGAATATCCTACCGACTGAAATCGAGCAGAATCAATGCCGCGATGCTATATTTAAGGCATTCTATGTTGATATATTCAGAATGCAGAAAGAAAACAAAGAAATGACTGCCACTGAGGTGCAAATTAGAACGGAAGAACAATACCGTTTAATGTCCCCGATGGTTGGAAGAATTGAGAGTGAGTTGTTAAATCCGTTAATTATGGCGATATATCAAACACTAATCAAATATAACAGAGTACCGATCTTAGAGGGGGCAAATAGCCCACCTGAGATAGAGATTGGATATGTTTCACCACTATCTAGGGTACAAAAAACATCAGCAATAGCCAGCGTTGAACAAGTATTAGGTTTTTTCCAAAGAAGTGGTATAAGTAACTTTTTTCCTGAGATTTATGATAATATTAACTGGGATGAGTGTTTTAAACTATTTTTTGAACTACGAGAAGCCCCAAGCTCAATCCTCAAGAGTGAACAAGAAGTATTACAAATCAGACAACAACGTAAGATGATGCAAATGCAACAATTACAACAGCAACAACAGATACAAGGGTAA
- a CDS encoding IS5 family transposase (programmed frameshift) codes for MSRKNYPTDLTDEEWLRIEGLFQVSYVKGGRPLKHSKREILNAIFYVLRTGCQWRYMPHDFPIWKTVYEQFRRWKKQGVFERMNHELIKDVRRKLGRNEYPSACIIDSQSVKTTEKGELKVMMEPKKIKGRKRHIITDTQGFVLGCYVGSANENDRYGATVLLSNMQKEYTTIKQMWADMGYQSKDLKGLIKEKYNIDLEIVKRPVCRFWIPKNTPLELLPTREVGFKVQPRRWVVERSFAWINRNRRLSKEYDFLTDSSENIIFLAMSRLLLRRITSIT; via the exons ATGAGCAGAAAAAATTATCCAACAGATTTAACAGATGAAGAATGGTTAAGGATAGAGGGTTTGTTTCAAGTATCGTATGTAAAGGGAGGTAGACCTTTAAAACATAGCAAAAGAGAGATTTTGAATGCAATTTTTTATGTATTACGTACTGGGTGTCAGTGGAGATATATGCCGCATGACTTTCCAATTTGGAAGACAGTATATGAACAATTTAGAAGATGGAAGAAGCAAGGTGTATTTGAACGTATGAACCATGAACTTATCAAGGATGTTAGACGAAAATTAGGTAGAAATGAGTATCCTAGTGCTTGCATAATAGATAGTCAGTCTGTCAAGACAACAGAAAAAGGGGAGCTAAAGGTTATGATGGAGC CTAAGAAAATTAAGGGCAGAAAGAGGCATATTATTACCGATACACAAGGCTTTGTATTAGGTTGTTATGTCGGTTCTGCGAATGAGAATGATCGATACGGAGCTACAGTGCTACTCAGTAACATGCAAAAAGAGTACACTACTATTAAACAAATGTGGGCTGATATGGGGTATCAGTCTAAAGATTTAAAGGGTCTCATTAAGGAAAAGTATAACATAGATTTAGAAATTGTTAAACGCCCAGTGTGCAGATTTTGGATACCAAAAAATACACCACTAGAACTATTGCCAACAAGGGAAGTTGGGTTTAAAGTACAGCCAAGGCGATGGGTTGTTGAGAGAAGCTTTGCTTGGATAAATAGAAATAGAAGGCTCTCCAAGGAATATGATTTTCTTACTGATTCTAGTGAAAATATAATTTTTTTGGCTATGAGTCGATTACTTCTTCGTAGGATTACTTCTATTACTTAG